One genomic region from Amycolatopsis sp. FBCC-B4732 encodes:
- a CDS encoding bifunctional SulP family inorganic anion transporter/carbonic anhydrase, producing MIEIVRGEHDTGPPKHPHHRENLKHDLLASIVVFLVAVPLSLGVAFAAGAPLLSGLVSAVVGGLVASLFGGSPLQVSGPSAALTVVLADTIATHGWPVTCAITVAAGLLQILFGLTRLARAALAVSPAIVHGLLAGIGVTLVLGQLHVVLGGTAQGSALANVVALPRQIAAHHDQAVLIGVVTLAVLVAWPRLPSVVRRVPAPLAAVTLATGLSVLTGMSLPRVDLPAGLPALHVVPRLPEGGWGGFALAALTIALIAGLESLLSAVSVDKLRGGPRTDLDRELIGQGAANVAAGALGGFPVTGVIVRSMTNYEAGARTRLSAILHCVWILAACLALTGVLRLIPLAALAALLVYVGAKLVNLNGLKEVRRHGDLPVYVVTLAGAVAVNLLTGVAAGILLALAMMLRRMLFSGIHVEKDGERHRVVVEGALTFLSVPRLTRVLAEVPPHAEVRLELLVDYLDHAAFDCLRGWQQAHAGAVTVDEIGHPWFARGSSDAPTVRRSVAARVVPRWLAPWSEWQAEHVVLPAQRTASSLLCRGASEFQRRTAPLLRDTWSGLAHGQQPHTLFITCGDARIVPNLITTSGPGDLFTVRNIGNLVPPPDGDDSSVGAAIEYAVGVLGVAEIVVCGHSGCGAMKALLGQAPAGLEQLGSWLRHGEATLRRRSREAPLLLGGERPAAEADQLALQNVVQQLEILRAYPVVAAALERGALRLTGMYFDVGAAQVSLLDDAARGFVPAGALEH from the coding sequence ATGATCGAGATCGTTCGTGGCGAACACGACACCGGCCCCCCGAAGCACCCCCACCACCGGGAGAACCTCAAGCACGACCTCCTCGCGTCGATCGTCGTCTTCCTCGTCGCCGTCCCCCTGTCCCTCGGCGTGGCCTTCGCCGCCGGGGCGCCGCTGCTCTCCGGCCTCGTCTCCGCCGTCGTCGGCGGGCTGGTCGCGAGCCTCTTCGGCGGGTCGCCGCTGCAGGTCAGCGGGCCGTCCGCCGCCCTCACCGTGGTGCTGGCCGACACGATCGCCACCCACGGCTGGCCCGTCACCTGCGCGATCACCGTCGCCGCCGGGCTGCTCCAGATCCTCTTCGGGCTGACCCGGCTCGCCCGGGCCGCGCTCGCCGTCTCGCCCGCCATCGTGCACGGGCTGCTCGCGGGCATCGGGGTCACGCTCGTGCTCGGGCAGCTGCACGTCGTGCTCGGCGGGACGGCGCAGGGCTCCGCGCTCGCCAACGTCGTCGCGCTGCCGCGGCAGATCGCCGCGCACCACGACCAGGCCGTGCTGATCGGGGTCGTCACCCTCGCCGTGCTGGTCGCCTGGCCGCGGCTGCCCTCGGTCGTCCGCCGGGTGCCCGCGCCGCTGGCCGCCGTCACGCTCGCCACCGGGCTGTCCGTCCTGACCGGCATGTCGCTGCCCCGCGTCGACCTCCCGGCCGGGCTGCCCGCGCTGCACGTCGTGCCGCGGCTGCCGGAGGGCGGCTGGGGCGGGTTCGCGCTCGCCGCGCTCACCATCGCGCTCATCGCCGGCCTGGAGAGCCTGCTGTCCGCCGTCTCGGTCGACAAGCTCCGCGGCGGCCCGCGCACCGACCTCGACCGCGAGCTCATCGGCCAGGGCGCGGCGAACGTCGCCGCCGGCGCGCTCGGCGGGTTCCCGGTCACCGGCGTCATCGTGCGCAGCATGACCAACTACGAGGCGGGCGCGCGCACCCGGCTGTCGGCGATCCTGCACTGCGTCTGGATCCTCGCGGCCTGCCTGGCGCTCACCGGGGTGCTGCGGCTGATCCCGCTGGCCGCGCTCGCCGCGCTGCTGGTGTACGTCGGGGCGAAGCTCGTGAACCTCAACGGGCTCAAGGAAGTCCGCCGCCACGGCGACCTGCCGGTGTACGTGGTCACGCTCGCCGGCGCGGTGGCCGTCAACCTGCTCACCGGCGTCGCGGCGGGGATCCTGCTCGCGCTCGCGATGATGCTGCGGCGGATGCTCTTCTCCGGGATCCACGTCGAGAAGGACGGCGAGCGCCACCGCGTCGTCGTCGAAGGCGCGCTGACGTTCCTGTCCGTGCCGCGGCTGACCCGGGTGCTCGCCGAGGTGCCGCCGCACGCCGAAGTCCGGCTCGAGCTGCTCGTCGACTACCTCGACCACGCCGCGTTCGACTGCCTGCGCGGCTGGCAGCAGGCGCACGCGGGGGCGGTGACGGTCGACGAGATCGGGCACCCGTGGTTCGCGCGCGGGAGCTCGGACGCGCCGACCGTGCGCCGCAGCGTCGCCGCGCGGGTCGTGCCGCGGTGGCTCGCGCCGTGGTCGGAGTGGCAGGCCGAGCACGTCGTGCTGCCCGCCCAGCGCACGGCGAGCTCGCTGCTCTGCCGCGGCGCTTCGGAGTTCCAGCGCCGCACCGCGCCGCTGCTGCGCGACACGTGGAGCGGCCTGGCGCACGGCCAGCAGCCGCACACGCTGTTCATCACCTGCGGCGACGCGCGGATCGTCCCCAACCTGATCACCACCAGCGGGCCGGGCGACCTGTTCACCGTCCGGAACATCGGCAACCTGGTGCCCCCGCCGGACGGCGACGACTCGTCGGTCGGCGCGGCGATCGAGTACGCGGTCGGCGTGCTGGGCGTGGCCGAGATCGTGGTGTGCGGCCATTCCGGCTGCGGCGCGATGAAGGCGCTGCTCGGCCAGGCCCCGGCCGGGCTCGAGCAGCTCGGCAGCTGGCTCCGCCACGGCGAAGCGACGTTGCGACGCCGAAGCCGCGAAGCGCCGTTGCTGCTCGGCGGGGAGCGGCCGGCCGCCGAGGCCGACCAGCTCGCGCTGCAGAACGTGGTGCAGCAGCTGGAGATCCTGCGCGCCTACCCGGTGGTGGCGGCCGCCCTCGAGCGCGGCGCGCTCCGGCTCACCGGCATGTACTTCGACGTCGGCGCGGCGCAAGTGTCCCTTTTGGACGACGCGGCCCGCGGCTTCGTCCCGGCGGGTGCGCTGGAGCACTGA
- a CDS encoding bifunctional SulP family inorganic anion transporter/carbonic anhydrase — MVIMRPLAVLRHDLPASLVVFLVAVPLSLGIALASGAPVAAGLVAAVVGGVVAGALGGSALQVSGPAAGLTVVMAETIQTFGWVVTCAITVAAGACQILLGLSRIARAALAISPAIVHGMLAGIGVTIVLGQLHVVLGGKAQSSAVENIAELPGQIVAHHDSAAVIGLLTIAILLVWPKLPAAVRKVPGPLAAIAAATVVSVVLGMTLPRVELPGDLLDVRLVPQLPDGGWGGFALAVVTIALIASVESLLSAVAVDKMHTGRRANLDRELVGQGAANMLSGALGGLPVTGVIVRSSTNVTAGAKTRASAVLHGVWVLLFVVLLAGLIQSIPLAALAGLLVHVGAKLVNPGHIRTVLAHGDLPVYLLTLAGVVVFDLLTGVLAGIGLSLVLMLRRTLWSGIHVEQEGGSWRVVVEGVLTFLSVPRLSKVLGTIPAGVPVRLELVVDYLDHAAFESLTTWQQAHENAGGTVEVDEVGHPWFGEGKAGRPTRSRLHASRAVPRWLAPWSAWQATEGIPTQQTRNGATEFHRRAAPLLKDTLSGLADGQRPRTLFITCGDSRIVPNLITTSGPGDLFTIRNIGNLVPAGQADPSMNASIEYAVGVLGVEEIVVCGHSGCGAMAALADGPPPGPLSVWLRHAEPSAHRLGSATLDGAVPEREGDRLALHNVLQQLEHLREYPSVAAAEGAGKLQLTGMYFAVGTAQVHLFDAKERTFRPAGAPVAVPGA; from the coding sequence ATGGTGATCATGAGACCCCTCGCCGTGCTCCGCCACGACCTGCCGGCCTCACTGGTCGTCTTCCTCGTCGCAGTACCCCTGTCCCTGGGCATCGCCCTCGCTTCGGGCGCGCCGGTCGCCGCCGGGCTCGTCGCCGCCGTCGTCGGTGGCGTCGTCGCCGGCGCGCTCGGCGGCTCCGCGCTGCAAGTGAGCGGGCCCGCCGCCGGCCTGACCGTCGTCATGGCCGAAACCATCCAGACGTTCGGGTGGGTCGTCACCTGCGCGATCACCGTCGCCGCCGGCGCGTGCCAGATCCTGCTCGGGCTGAGCCGCATCGCGCGCGCCGCGCTGGCCATCTCGCCGGCGATCGTGCACGGCATGCTGGCCGGCATCGGCGTCACGATCGTGCTCGGCCAGCTCCACGTCGTCCTCGGTGGCAAGGCGCAGAGCTCGGCGGTGGAGAACATCGCCGAGCTGCCCGGCCAGATCGTCGCCCACCACGACTCCGCCGCCGTGATCGGCCTGCTCACCATCGCCATCCTGCTCGTCTGGCCGAAGCTGCCCGCCGCCGTCCGCAAGGTGCCGGGGCCGCTCGCCGCGATCGCGGCCGCCACCGTCGTGTCGGTCGTGCTCGGCATGACGCTGCCCCGCGTCGAGCTCCCCGGCGACCTGCTGGACGTCCGCCTCGTCCCGCAGCTGCCGGACGGCGGGTGGGGCGGGTTCGCCCTCGCCGTCGTCACGATCGCCCTGATCGCCAGCGTCGAAAGCCTGCTTTCGGCCGTGGCGGTGGACAAGATGCACACCGGGCGGCGCGCCAACCTCGACCGCGAGCTGGTCGGCCAGGGCGCGGCCAACATGCTCTCCGGCGCGCTCGGCGGCCTGCCGGTCACCGGCGTCATCGTCCGCAGCTCCACCAACGTCACCGCCGGGGCCAAGACCCGCGCGTCGGCGGTGCTGCACGGTGTCTGGGTGCTGCTGTTCGTCGTCCTGCTCGCCGGGCTGATCCAGAGCATCCCGCTGGCCGCGCTGGCCGGGCTGCTGGTGCACGTCGGCGCGAAGCTGGTCAACCCCGGCCACATCAGGACCGTCCTCGCGCACGGCGACCTGCCCGTGTACCTGCTGACGCTGGCCGGCGTCGTGGTGTTCGACCTGCTCACCGGCGTGCTCGCCGGCATCGGGCTGTCGCTCGTGCTGATGCTGCGCCGGACGCTCTGGTCCGGCATCCACGTCGAACAGGAAGGCGGCTCCTGGCGCGTCGTCGTCGAAGGTGTCCTGACGTTCCTGTCGGTGCCGCGGCTGTCGAAGGTGCTCGGGACCATCCCGGCCGGCGTGCCGGTGCGGCTCGAGCTGGTCGTCGACTACCTCGACCACGCCGCGTTCGAAAGCCTCACGACCTGGCAGCAGGCGCACGAGAACGCCGGCGGCACGGTCGAGGTCGACGAGGTCGGCCACCCGTGGTTCGGCGAGGGCAAGGCGGGCCGCCCGACGCGGTCGCGGCTGCACGCGAGCCGGGCGGTGCCGCGCTGGCTCGCGCCCTGGTCGGCATGGCAGGCGACGGAAGGCATCCCGACGCAGCAGACCCGCAACGGCGCCACCGAGTTCCACCGCCGGGCCGCGCCGCTGCTCAAGGACACGCTGTCCGGGCTCGCGGACGGCCAGCGCCCGCGCACGCTGTTCATCACCTGCGGCGACTCCCGGATCGTGCCGAACCTGATCACCACCAGCGGCCCGGGCGACCTGTTCACCATCCGCAACATCGGCAACCTCGTCCCGGCCGGGCAGGCCGACCCGTCGATGAACGCGTCGATCGAGTACGCGGTCGGTGTGCTGGGCGTCGAAGAGATCGTCGTGTGCGGCCACTCGGGCTGCGGCGCGATGGCGGCGCTGGCGGACGGTCCGCCGCCGGGCCCGCTGTCGGTCTGGCTCCGCCACGCGGAGCCGAGCGCCCACCGCCTCGGCTCGGCCACTCTGGACGGCGCGGTCCCGGAGCGCGAAGGCGACCGGCTGGCCCTGCACAACGTGCTCCAGCAGCTGGAACACCTGCGCGAGTACCCGTCGGTGGCCGCGGCCGAGGGCGCCGGGAAGCTGCAGCTGACCGGGATGTACTTCGCGGTCGGGACGGCGCAGGTCCACTTGTTCGACGCGAAGGAGCGGACGTTCCGGCCGGCCGGGGCGCCGGTGGCGGTGCCGGGAGCCTGA
- the bioB gene encoding biotin synthase BioB, whose amino-acid sequence MTAVPDTDVLAHARELVLETGAGLGEAEVLEVLRLPDDRLPDLLALAHEVRMRWCGPEVEVEGIISLKTGGCPEDCHFCSQSGRFPTPVRSAWLDIPNLVKAARQTAETGATEFCIVAAVRGPDKRLLSQVREGVKAIREDGNDIQIACSLGMLTQEQVDELVEMGVHRYNHNLETARSHFPAVVTTHTWEERWDTLRMVAEAGMEVCCGGIIGMGETVEQRAEFAVQLAELNPHEVPMNFLIPQPGTPYENYEIVEGKDALRTVAAFRLAMPRTMLRFAGGRELTLGDLGAEQGMLGGVNAIIVGNYLTNLGRPASADLEMLDELKMPIKALSDSL is encoded by the coding sequence TTGACCGCAGTTCCGGACACCGACGTCCTCGCCCACGCCCGTGAACTCGTCCTCGAAACCGGCGCCGGCCTGGGGGAAGCCGAGGTCCTCGAGGTGCTGCGGCTGCCCGACGACCGGCTGCCCGACCTGCTCGCGCTCGCGCACGAAGTGCGGATGCGCTGGTGCGGGCCCGAGGTGGAGGTCGAGGGCATCATCAGCCTGAAGACCGGCGGCTGCCCGGAGGACTGCCACTTCTGCTCGCAGTCCGGCCGCTTCCCGACGCCGGTGCGCTCGGCGTGGCTCGACATCCCGAACCTGGTCAAGGCCGCCCGACAGACCGCCGAGACCGGCGCGACGGAGTTCTGCATCGTCGCCGCCGTCCGCGGGCCGGACAAGCGGCTGCTTTCGCAGGTCCGCGAAGGCGTGAAGGCCATCCGCGAGGACGGCAACGACATCCAGATCGCCTGCTCGCTCGGCATGCTCACCCAGGAGCAGGTCGACGAGCTCGTCGAGATGGGCGTGCACCGCTACAACCACAACCTCGAGACGGCGCGCTCGCACTTCCCCGCGGTGGTCACCACGCACACGTGGGAGGAGCGCTGGGACACGCTGCGGATGGTGGCCGAGGCGGGCATGGAGGTCTGCTGCGGCGGCATCATCGGCATGGGGGAGACGGTCGAGCAGCGCGCGGAGTTCGCGGTGCAGCTGGCCGAGCTGAACCCGCACGAGGTGCCGATGAACTTCCTCATCCCGCAGCCCGGCACGCCGTACGAGAACTACGAGATCGTCGAGGGCAAGGACGCCCTGCGGACGGTGGCGGCGTTCCGGCTCGCGATGCCGCGCACGATGCTGCGCTTCGCCGGCGGCCGTGAGCTGACGCTCGGCGACCTCGGCGCGGAGCAGGGCATGCTCGGCGGCGTCAACGCGATCATCGTCGGCAACTACCTGACCAACCTCGGACGGCCGGCTTCGGCGGACCTCGAGATGCTCGACGAGCTCAAGATGCCCATCAAGGCGCTCAGTGACAGCCTCTGA
- the bioD gene encoding dethiobiotin synthase, with translation MTMLVMTGTGTGVGKTITTAAIAALAADGGQRVAVLKPAQTGVRPDEPGDLADVRRLAGDVTTLELRRYPDPLSPEAAARRSGLPTLDPGEIARAASELDTGHDLTLIEGAGGLLVRFDATGASLADVAWSLGSLVIVVAEAGLGTLNATALTAEVATKRGLTVAGVIIGSWPAEPDLAALSNLEDLPVAAGAPLLGVLPEGLGDASRDEFLTAARGGLSPWFGGEFDPELFAGCASAGK, from the coding sequence GTGACCATGCTGGTGATGACGGGGACCGGGACCGGGGTCGGCAAGACGATCACCACGGCGGCGATCGCCGCCCTGGCGGCGGACGGTGGGCAGCGGGTCGCGGTGCTGAAACCGGCGCAGACCGGCGTGCGGCCCGACGAACCCGGTGACCTCGCCGACGTCCGGCGGCTGGCCGGCGACGTCACGACCCTCGAACTGCGCCGCTACCCGGACCCGCTGTCGCCCGAGGCCGCCGCGCGCCGCAGTGGCCTGCCGACGCTCGATCCCGGGGAGATCGCGCGGGCGGCGTCGGAGCTGGACACCGGGCACGACCTCACCCTGATCGAAGGCGCGGGCGGCCTGCTGGTGCGCTTCGACGCCACCGGGGCCAGCCTCGCCGACGTCGCCTGGTCGCTCGGCTCGCTCGTCATCGTCGTGGCCGAAGCCGGGCTGGGCACGCTCAACGCGACCGCGCTCACCGCCGAAGTCGCCACCAAGCGCGGCCTGACCGTCGCCGGTGTGATCATCGGCTCCTGGCCGGCCGAGCCGGACCTCGCGGCGCTGTCCAACCTCGAAGACCTGCCGGTGGCGGCCGGGGCGCCGCTGCTCGGCGTGCTGCCCGAGGGGCTCGGTGACGCGTCCCGGGACGAGTTCCTCACTGCGGCCAGGGGCGGGCTCTCGCCGTGGTTCGGCGGCGAGTTCGACCCCGAGCTGTTCGCCGGGTGCGCTTCGGCGGGGAAGTGA